The DNA sequence GTGCCCTGGACATGCTGATCCGGGAAAGCCGCGGCCTGCTGCATGTGGTGATCGGGGCGCGCCGGACACCGCGCCTGACCCTGGGCAGCCTGCGGCTGCACGGGCTGGTGCGCGAGTTCGATGCCGCCGACCTCGCCTTTTCGGGCGAGGAGGCCCGCCATCTCATTGGCAACGACTGCCGGGCCGATGCCGATGTCATCGAGCGGATCATCCAGCGCACCGAAGGCTGGGTCGCCGGGCTGCAACTGGTGCGCCTTCTGGTCCTTGCCGGCACCAGCCTGCGCCGCCTGGCCGAGGAATTCTCGGGTGCCGACCAGGATGTCGGCCAGTTCCTGAACGAGGAAGTGTTCCGCACCCTGCCTCCCTCCTTGCGCCGCTACCTGCTGCATGTCGCCGCCCTCGACTGCATCTCGGCCGAACTGTCGGAAGTGGTGACCGGCGATCCCGAGGCGCATCGCCTGTTCCAGGAGATGCAGGAACGCAACCTCTTCGTCATGCCGCTCGACCGCCGCGGCACCCAGGTCCGGCTGCACGCGATGTTCCGCGACTTCCTGGCCGGCCAGGCGATGCGCGAGGACCCGGCGCTGATCCTGCGCTGCCTGCGCCGGGCGGCGCTGTGGCACCACGGCAAGGGCGAGTGGATCGAGGCGATCGACTATGCCTTCCGCGCCGGCGATCCCGCGCTTGCGGCCGAATGGCTGGAGCGCCGGGCCCCCGACCTCCTGACCCGACGGGGCGAGACGGCGCGGTTCCTGAATTGTGCCGATCGCCTGGCCGGCCTCGAAGGCGAGCGGCCGGGCATCATCTTCTGGCGGATCTGGGCCACCCTGTTTTCGGGCGATTACGACCGGGCCGGCATCCTGATCGACGAGCACGACGAGGCCCTCCGGCGCTACGATCCCGGCGGCCACCAGCTTGGCTTGCTCCGGTTCATGATCGCCTTCTTCGCCCATCACCATGCGGATGCGCTGGCGCTCGGCCCGCAATGGCTGGACAGCGATCCCGACGGGACGGCCTTCGACCGGGCGGCGGTCCTCATCGGCATGGCGCTCTGCCACCGTACCCAGCTCGACATGGCGAGCGCGCTGAAGTGCTGGGATCTCGCCCGGCAGGAACTCGCCCGCGCGCCTACCGCCTATGGCCTGGCCTGGATCGCCACGCTCTCGGCCCATCTGATGCTGGTGCAGGGCCGCCCCCTGGCCGCCGCCCGGGAGATCGAGGCCATGCTGGCCGGGCATCCGCCGACCGACCTCATGCGCAGCACCGCCGAACTGGTACTGGCCGCTGCCTATTACGAATGCGGCCACATCGATCAGGCACGCCTGCTGATCCGGCGCAGCCTGCACACCATCGCCCAGCACGGCAGCATCGACGTCGCCCTCTGCGGCTGGCGCGTGGCGGCGCGGCTGGCGGTCCTGGACCATGGCGCCGCCGCGGCGCTCGACCTGCTGCGCGGCGTCGAACTGCTGTCGATCCGCCGCTTCGGGACGGCGGCGCTGCACCGGGTGCACCTGCTGCGCGCCGAACTCATCCTCGACCTCGACCCCGAGGTGCGGCGCGGCCTGCAGGCTGGCGACGCCATCGACGGGGTGGGGGCGCTGGCCGAGCCGGACACGCCCGAGACGGCCGAATGGCATCGGCTGCTGAACGCCAAGCGCCATCTCGTCTCGGGCCATCCCCGGCGGGCGATCGCCGATATCCTGCCCGTGCTGGCGGCCGCGCGCACCGGCGGGCGGCTGCGTCTCTGGGTCCAGGCGGCCTGCGTCAAGGCCGCCGCCCACCAGGCCGACGGCGAGACGACCTTTGCCCTCCGCACCCTGATGGAGGCGATCGAACAGGCGGGTGCGCTCGGCCTGCGGCAGGCGATCATCGAGCAGAAGGCGGTGCTAAGGCCGCTCGCCGCCGCCCTCGCCCTTCATTGGCGCCCCGCCCAGGGCGGCCTGGCGCCGGCGGCGGCGGCATTGGTCGAACATCTGACGGGCACCGCCCCGGCCCTGGTCGAGGCGGCGGACGACGACGAGGCGCTGGCGGACGATCTCGCCGCCGCCGTCCAACTCAGCCGGAAGGAATACCGCGTCCTGGTCATGGTTTCCCAGGGCCTGACCAACGTCCAGATCATGGAGCGGCTGTTCGTCTCGCTCTCGGCCGTCAAATGGCACCTGAGCAATATCTTCGACAAGCTCGGCGCGCGTTCCCGCACGGCGGCGGTCGCCAGGGCGCGTGCCCTCGGCTTGCTTGAATAGGCCGCCCTCGTAACGGATCATATCCCACGCCGGCCGGTATGGGACATTCCGTCAAGAACTGTCCTTTCGGCCAGTGAAGCGGCTTCCCGGCCCGCTAGGGTTCAAGGCGACGGACAGCAAACGTCCAAAGCAGAACCAGCGGGAGAAACGCCATGGATAATCTCAGAATTCCGCTCGACCTGGTGGCGCCGATATTCGCGCCCTCGACATTCGGGGACCGCGATCGCGTGCACGAGATCTTCAGGACCCTCCGCCGCGACTATCCGCTCTCGATCGCCGAAGTGCCCGGCTACGATCCGCACTGGATCGTTACGCGTTATGACGACATCCGTGAGATCACCCGCCAGGACGAGATTTTCCTCAGTTCCGATCGCTCGAAGACCCTGGCGTCGCAATATGCCGAACAATTGATGCGCGACTATACCGGCGGCCTGCCCCACATCTACCGCACCCTGGTGCATATGGACGAGCCGGAACACACCGACTACCGCCGGGTGACCGCGGCCGAGTTCATGCCCCAGGCGATCATGAAACTGGAACCCAAGGTGCGCGCGATCGCCAAGCGTTACGCGGACCGCCTGGCCGGCATGGCGCCGCATTGCGATTTCGCCTGGGATCTCGCCTTCTATTATCCGCTCGAGGTGGTCCTGACCATCGTCGGCATCCCCGAGAAGGATCACGAGAATATGCTGCGGCTGACGCAGTGGCTGTTCAACTATGCCGATCCCGAATTGAAACGGCCCGGCTCCGACCCCACCGACCCCGGCGAGATCATCAAGACCTGGGACATCGTCTATGCCGAGTTCAAGGACTATTACGACAAGGTGATCGCCGACCGCAGGGCTTGCCCGCGCGACGATGTCGCCTCGCTGATCGCCAACGGCTCGATCAACGGCTGCCCGATGGAGAACCGCGCCGCGATCTCCTATTTCGCCATCGCCGCGACCGCCGGGCACGACACCACGTCGGCGACCACCGCCACCTCGATGTGGAAGCTGGCCGAGGAACCGGGCCTGTTGCAGCGCCTGAAGGACAACCCGAAGCTGATTGCCGGCTTCGTCGAGGAATCCATCCGCTGGGCGACGCCGATCCAGCATTTCGTGCGGTCCGCCAAGGAGGATTACGTCCTGCGCGGCCGGCAGATCAAGAAGGGCGATCTGCTCTATCTCTCCTACATCTCTGGCAACCGCGACGAGGAAGCCTTCCCCGATCCCTTCACCTTCAAGCCCGAGCGTTCGCCCAACCGCCACATCGGCTTCGGCTACGGCGGCCACATCTGCCTCGGCCAGCATCTGGCCCGGCTGGAGATGCGGTGCTTCTGGGAAGAAGTCATCCCGCGGCTGAAGCACCTCGAAATGGCGGGCGAAGGGCGGATGACGGAATCCGAACTGGTGTGCGGGCCGAAACACGTGCCGATCACCTTCGAGATGGCGGCCTGAGCGCGGTCATGCCCGAAGCCCCCTTCAAGGTCTGGCAATGCCAGACCTGCGGCGAACTTTATGACGAAGCCGCCGGCCTGCCCGATTTCGGAATCCCCCCGGGCATGCGTTTCGTCGACCTGCCGGACGACTGGATCTGCCCGGCCTGCGGCAGCGCGAAAAGCGACTTCCTTCCCTACGATCTCTGAGCACCGGAACACAGCGAGGGCCGGCCTTCCCGGCCGGCCCTCGCCCATGCAGGCGCCGCCGGGTCCTGCCGATCGGAGCCGGTTACAATGTCGCCGCTGCCGATTGCATCCAATGAGGGAGTATCCGTGGAAAAAAACTGCCCGAATGGCCAGTCGGGCGAACGGCCGCCTCCCTTAGCGTGCCCGAAGGCGCGGAGGATGAAAACCTGCGTCTCGACAAGACAAGAACAGTTCGAGGGGGAGGATATGGCGAAATCTTCGATGGCCGCGGCAAGCCTCTTGGTGGCTTTTGCCATGACGGGACAGGCCCTGGCGAAAGTGCCCCAGAGCGAGGCCGACCGCCTGGGCCGGGACCTGACGGCGGTCGGCGCGCTCAAGGCCGGGAATGCGGATGGTTCCATTCCGGCCTATGAGGGCGGCATCACCACGCCGCCCGCCGGCTATACGCCGGGCATGCATTACCCCAATCCCTTTGCCGGCGATGCCCCGCTCTTCGTCATCAATGCGGCGAATGCCGAGCAATACAAGGCAAGGCTCACCGCCGGGCAGCTGGCGACGCTGAAACTCTACCCGGCCCACAAGATGAAGGTCTACCAGACCCGGCGTTCGTGCTCGCTGCCCGAACGGGTCTACGAGGCGAGCCGGCGCAATGCGGCGACGGCAACGATGACCGAGGACCAGAACGGCCTGAACGATGCCCTGCTCGGCGTGCCGTTCCCGATTCCGAACAGCGGCGTCGAGGCGATCTGGAATCACCGGCTGCGCTATCGCGGCTTCAAGTTCCGGCGCTTCTTCGGCTCCGCCGCGGTCAACCGCGACGGCAGCTTCCTGATGTTCAAGAGCCAGGACGAGGGCATCATCCACTATTCGGGGCCGGGCCTCGCCTCGATCGGCGATGTCGCCGACATCAGGCAGTTGAACAATATCGCCATCTCCTACCTGAACATCACGACGGCGCCCACCCGGCTCGCGGGCTCGATCATCCTGGCCCTCGACACCATCAACGCCAAGGAATTGCCACGGCAGGCGTGGCAATACAATCCGGGCACGCGGCGCGTGCTGCGGGCGCCGGAACTCGCCTACGACAACCCGCTGTTCAACACCGACGGCCTGGCGACCACCGACCAGTTCGACGTCTACAACGGCGCGACCGACCGCTACGACTTCACCCTGAAGCCGAGCGAGGAGAAATATATCGGCTACAACGCCTATGAATATGTCTCGAAGCAGCACCCCTACAAGGAACTGCTGAGCCCCAACCACCTGAACGGGGACCTCGGCCGTTACGAACTGCACCGCACCTGGGTGGTCGAGGCCAAGCTGAAGGACGGGGCCCGCCACGTCTACGGCCGGCGCACCTTCTACATCGACGAAGACAGCTGGAACATCGCCGGTGCCGACCTCTACGACGTGCGCGGCCAGTTGTGGCGGGTCCAGGACGACCCGATCATCAACTATTACGACATTCCGCTCTGCTCCTCGGCGCTTGAAGCCACCTACGACCTCCAGTCGGGGCGCTATGTCGTCTTCGGCCTGAAGAACGAGGAAAAGATGCTGAACTGGAATGTCCAGGACATCGATCCGTCCAAGTTCACGCCGGACGCCATCCGCCGGCTCGGCACCAACTGACCCGCAACACGGGCGATGACTGGGGAGGAAGGCGCGCCGTCCGCCGCGACGGCCCGCCCTGCAATCGGAGGGATAAGATGGAAGGCATGACCAAGGCCGGCCCGTCGGGCGCCGGCAGGCGCCGGCGGCTGGCCCGCGGCCACGGGCTGGCGACGGCCGCGCTCTGCATCATGGGGGCGGCCACCGGGGCCTTTGCCTATGATTTCGAGCTGAGCGAGGATGTCGTCGGCGCGATCACCGTGTCGATGTCCACCGGCGCGCAGATGCGCATGGCCGATCGCGACCCGCGCAATTACGGCTATTATTACGGCGGCCACCTGCCGGCCGCGGGCAATGACGACGGCAACTTCAATTTCGACAAATACGACCTGATCAGCCAGGTTTCGAACGCCCGCGCCGAATTGAAGCTGAAATGGCAGGAATACCTGCTCTATGTGCGCGGCGCGGCCTTCTTCGATTCGATCGCGTCGAACAATGATCTCGCCGATTTCGAGCCCGGCAACCGCCCCTTCACCAGCGGCCGCTACACGCCGGCGGCGCGGAAGAAGGCGGCCTGGGGCGCCAAGCTGCTCGACTATTATATCCGTGGGAATTACACCGTTGCCGATCGGCCGCTGACCGTCACCCTGGGCAACCAGATCCTGAACTGGGGTGAGGCACTGTTCACGATCAACGGCATCGCCGTGGTCAACCCGATCGACGTCGGCAAGATCCGCGTGCCGGGCGCCGAACTGAAGGACGCCCTGGTCCCCGTCCCCATGATCTCCGCCAATTACGAGATCGCCCGGGGCCTGTCGGTGGAAGCCTTCTACCAGTTCGATTTCGAGCCGTTCAAGCTCGACGCCTGCGGCAGCTTCTTCTCCTTCACCGACAATCTGTGCGACGGCGTGAAATACGGCCAGCCGTTCACCGACCCCTACGACCCCCGCGCCTATACCACAGGCAGCGGCCTGAACCCCGGCGATTACGACGATCCCAACCGCACGGTCCTGTCGGTCAGCCCGCCGCTGCACCTGAAGGACGACCCGGACGTGAACGACTGGGGCGTGTCGCTGCGCTATTTCTCGCCCGAGCTGAACAATACCGAGTTCCAGCTCTATTACATCAATTACACCTCGCGCCTGCCGTCGCTGATGGCCCATGCGCCGTCGCAATTCGCCAATGGCACCGGCGAGGTGAACCTGGGCACGGCCGCAGCCCCCCTAGTGCAGGGGCTGCTGTCGCAACTCGGGGTGGAGCAACTGGGGGCGCTGACCTCGGCCCTGGCGGCGCTCACCGGCGGCCCGGTGACCGACATCCTGGGCGCGCTCACCAACCCGGTCACCAATGCGCTGATCCGGCCGCCCTTCGGCACGGCGCCGCGATCCGCCGTGCTCGAGAACCTGGAAAACAGCCCGGTCGATATCTATTACCCGACCGGCGTCCAATTGATCGGCTTCGCCTTCAACACCACCTATGACCCCCTGGGCCTTGCCATCAACGCCGAGATCAGTTGGAAACACGATGCGCCGGTCTGGATTTCCGAACCGGCCTTCCTCGCCAGCTATTTCAACATGAACGGCGGCGTGCCGATCAGCCAGGGCACCGCCGCCTCGACCCCCATCTGCGTCGGCCCGGTCTGCGTGCCCAATCCGGGGATCGCGCCGCAATTGGAGCCGAGCTTCCGCCAGGGCCAGGACACCTATGTCCCGAACCGCCAGCTCACCCTCGACGAACGCCACAATGTCTGGCAGGCGGCGGTGCGCTTCACCAAGATCATGGGCGGCACGAATATGGTGACCAGCCTGCTCGGGGCCAACCAACTCTTCGCCCTGGTCGAATTCGGCGCCCTTTATGTCGATCTCGACGAGGGCACCCAATATGCGGCCTATGGCCAGAATAATTTCTCGGGCTTCTACACCCGGCCGCTCAACATCGGCCCGGCCACGCTTGCCGGCCCGATGGAGGCGACCAGCCTGGGCCCGCCCTTCGGCGCCTCGCACAAGCTGCCGACCAAGTGGTCGGGCGGCGTGCAGGGCTTCATCTTCTGGGATTACCCGAACTTCCTGGACGGCGTGACCATGACCCCGTCGATCGGCTTCTCGCACGGCCTGTTCGGGACGACCCCCGCCCCCAACCCCGGTTTCGTGAAGAGCGTCACCGCGATGAATTTCGGCCTGAAGTTCGACTATCTCGACCATTGGTCGATGAACATCAACTATTTCAAAAGCTGGGGCGGCGGCAGCGGCGGCTCGAACGGGGCGTCGCGCAATCCCTACCTCGACCGGGATTTCGTCGGGGTCAACGTCTCCTATTCCTTCTGAACCGGCTTGCGTCGGCGGCTGCCTCCTCCGTAGCCGCCACGCCAACTCGACCCCGGGGCGCCACCTTCTCCTTGGCGCCCCGGGGCTTTTTTCAGGTCGGCGGCTTCAGGGCCCTGGCCTTGGCCACCGCATCCTCGCGCGAGACGGCGTCGAGCTTGGCGTAGATATTCTTCAGGTGCCACTTCAAGGTCCCCGGCGAGACGTTCAGCACCCGCGCCACCGTCTTCAGCGACAGGGCGCGGTCGAGCAGTTGCACGATCTCGCCCTCCCGCGGCGACAGGACGGCGGGGGATGAACCCGCCGTGGCGGGAAGGCCGGCCGCCGTGCCGGGCACGGGAGAAACCTCCAGCAGCCGGCACGCCTCGGGCCTGAGATCCGGGAGGTCCCGCAAGTGGCGTGCCAGCGCCAGCGCCGCCGCCCCGCCGTCGAGGAACAGGCGGTACATGCCGCCATGCTCGGCCGTCAGCAGGACGCCGCGGCCGAGGCGGGCCGCTTCCGCCTCCCGCCCCAGGGCCAGGTGGCCGGCGGCGGCCATGACCGTCTGGCGCGCGGCCAGGAAGCGGCGGCCGCGGCCGCGCAGGTCGCCGGCGAGCGGCACGGCAAGCTCGATCACGCGCGGCCAGTCGAGATCGGCGGCGGCGGCATCGACCTCGGCGATGGCCGCGGCCAGGCCGATCTCGGCCAGCGTCCCGGCACTGCCCGCATGGCGGAGCGCCAGCCGGCGCAGGCGGCGCAGCGCCTCGCGCATGGCGGTGACCGTCGCCGCGCGCCGGCCGAGCAGGCGCACCCGTTCGGCCAGGCTCCAGGCGGCGAGGCGATCCCAGCCCTCGTCCTGGGCCAGGTGTTCCATGGTGTCGAGCGTGGCCAGGGCGCGCTCGCGGTCGTTGCGCAGGCCATGCAGGCGCGCCGTGGTACGCAGGGCGTGAAGGGCGGCATCCGGCCCGCCGGCGGCATCGCCCGTTTCCGCATGAATGTCGAGACAGGTCTCGGCCGCATCAAGGTCGTCGAGCTGGTAATGGGCTTCGGCGAGATAGGCGGCGAGATGGCCGGCCGAATATTCCGCCAGTTGCGCCTCCCCTTCGAGCGCGTGCAGCGCGCGGGAGAGGGCGTCGCGCGCCTGGATGAAATCGCCCTGGACCAGGAAGCTGTGCCCGCCGATTCCATCGAGCCAGGGCCGGGGGCGGGCGCCGTGGCGGCGGCGCAGCACGCCCTGGCAATCGCCGGCGAGATCCCGCGCCCGTTCATACTGCCCGGCCGCGACCAGCGCCATGCCGCCGACGGCACCGAGCATCAGCAGGTTGAAGCCGTCGGTCTCCGGCCTTTCGCCGAGCACGGGGCCGATCAGCGTCATCGCCGCCGCCGTATCGTCGCGGGTCACGGCATCGAGGGCGCGCATCAGCCGCAGTTCGAAATCCACCGCCGGGCGGACGGCGGCCGGATGGGCGGCGATCGCGGCCAGCGTCGCCGGCAGTTCGCCCCGCCGGCGCAAGCCGACCTCGGACCAGCCGATCGAAAGCAGGACGTCGATACGCTCGGCCTTGGCGGCATCGGGCAGGCCGGCGGTCCAGCGCAGCAGGGGCTGGAACTGCCCGGCATAGAGCAGCGGCCGGGCCGCGGCACCGATCAGCGCCGCCATGCGCGAGGGATCGCCGGCATAACGGGCATGGCGCAGGGCTTCGGGGATCAGGCCGTGGCGCTCGAACCACAGGCTGGCACGGCGGTTGATGTCGGCGAGGTCGGCGGCCGGCAGGGCCAGCAGGCGGCGGCGCAGGAAGGCGGCGAAGATGCGGTGGAAACGATACCAGGGCAGGGGATCGTCGCCTTCGATCGGGGTGACGAAATAATGCCGCTCCGCCAGGGTTTCGATCAGGGCGCCCGCCCCGGCCTCGTCGCAGAGGGCCGCCGCCAGGCCGGCCGTGAACCGCCGGCAGGCGACGATGCGGACGAGGAAGCCCAACTGCGCGGGCTCGAGCGCGGCACCGATCGCCTCCTCGACATAGCTGGTCAGGCTGTCGTCCGCCGCCGGTGCCGACAGGCCATCGAGGCGGCCGAGGACCGTATCGGCCACCCCCTCGCGCTTCAGGGCGAGGGCGGCGAGATGGGTGCCGGCGATCCAGCCCTCGGTCAGGGCATGGAGGCGCCGCGCCTGTCCGGGGCTCAGCCGCGCCACCCCCAGGCTGTCGAGGAAGACGGCCTGTTCCTCAAGCGAGAGGCGCAAGGCGTCGAAATTCACCTCGGTCACCTGGTCCTTCAGCCGCAGCCCGGCAAGATCGAGGGGCGGCACGGCACGCGCGGTCAGCACCAGGTGGAAATTGGCCGGCAGGACCTGCAACAATTGTTGCAGCAGGACGAAGGGACGGCGCGCCTTCAGGACATGCAGGTCCTCGAGCACCATGACCACCGGACGGACATGGGCGAAGACGGCATTGGCGACCTGGGCGACGAAGCGGTCCGCAGTCTCGAAGCCTTCGGATTGCAGGGCCTGCGCCAGGGCCGGGCCGGTGTCGATGCCGCTTTCCTCCAGGGCCGCGAACCAATAGGCGGCCCATTGCCCCTCGTCGTCGTCCGCGCCCACATTGTACCAGGCGACCGTGGTGCCGCCCGCGACCAGCCGCCGGCGCCAGAGCGCCGCCAGCGTGGTCTTGCCGCTGCCCGCCGGCCCGAGAATGAGGGTGAGCGCACGGTCGCGGCGGCCGTGCAGGCTATCGAGCAGACGCTCGCGCCCGACCGCGACGCCGGCGAGGCGCGGCGGCGCGGTCTTGGTGCGGATCAATGAAGTGGCGACCGGCGTCATGGACCGATGATAAGGCGATGCGCGCTGAAGGCCCATCCCGCCGCTGCCGTCCCGGTCAAAGGGCGCGGGCGATGATATCCTTCATCACCTCGTTGGCGCCGCCGTAGATCTTCTGGATGCGGGCATCGGCATAGAGCCGGGCGATCGGATATTCGGTGATGTAGCCATAGCCGCCAAACATCTGCAGGCATTCGTCGACCACCTTGCATTGCTGCTCGGTACACCACCACTTGGCCATATAGGCCGCCTGATCGTCGAGCGTGCCGTCGACCAGGCGCTGGATGCAATCGTTCACGAAGCTGCGCACGACATGGGCCGCGGTCGCCACTTCCGCCAGGCGGAACCTGGTGTTCTGCAGGTCGTAGAGGGTACCGCCGAACATGGTCCGGGCCTTGGCATGGGCCAGCGTCAGTTCGAGCGCCATCTCGATCGCCGCCGCCGCCGGCACCGCCAGCAGCATGCGCTCGTAGGGCAGCTGGCTCATCAGTTGGCCGAAGCCCTGGCCCTCGGCCCCCAGCAGGTTCGCCGCCGGCACGCGCACGCCGTCGAAGAACAGTTCCGCGGTATCCGAGGCGTGCTGGCCGAGCTTTTCCAGCCGGCGCCCGACCCGGAAGCCGGCCAGCCCCGCCGTCTCCACGACGAAGAGGGAGACGCCCCGTCCGCCGCCCTCGCCGGTCCGGCAGGCAACCACCAGGAGATGGGCCGTCGAGCCGTTGGTGATGAAGGTCTTGGCGCCGTCGATCACATAATCGTCGCCCTCCCGCCGCGCGCGGGTGCGCAGCATCTTCAGGTCGGAACCGCAGCCCGGCTCGGTCAGGGCGATGCCGGCAAGGCAATCCCCGGAAACCAGCTTCGGCAGCCAGCGCCGCTTCTGTTCCCCGGTGCCGTAGTCGAGGATGTAATGCGCGGCGATGCTGTGGACGCCGAGGGTGGCCGGGATCTCGGCCCTGGCCAGTTCGTCCTGCACCACCAATTGATAGGCGAGGCCGGCATCCGCGCCGCCGTAGTCGCCGGGCATTTCCGGCAGGACGAAGCCGAGCGCGCCGAAGGGGCGCCAGACCTCGGCCGGAATGAAGCCCTGCCGGCGCCAGCCCTCGACCCTGGGGGACATTTCCGCCTGGACATAGCGGCGGACCTGGGCGCGGAAGGCGTCGCTCTCCTCGTCCATCCAGGCATGGCGGTACAGTCGTGGCATCATGGTGTCGCTTTCCCTCCCCGTCCTTCAGGCCACCTGGCTCTCGCGGTCTTTCCAATAGGGGGCGCGCAGGGCCGTCTTCAGCACCTTGCCGGCCCCCGACAGCGGCAGTTCGGCCACGATGTCGACGCTGCGCGGGCATTTGTAGCCGGCGATGCGGTCCTTGCAGAAACGGATCAGGTCCTCGCCGGTCAGGGCCGCGCCCGGCTTCAGGACGACGACCGCATGCACGCTCTCGCCCCATTCGGCGCTGGGGATGCCGATGACGGCGCCGGCGGCGACCGCCGGGTGCTGGGCGACGACATTCTCGACCTCGGCGGAATAGACGTTCTCGCCGCCGGAAATGATCATGTCCTTCACCCGGTCGACGATGAAGATGAAACCGTCGTCGTCCATATAGGCGCCGTCGCCCGTGTGCATCCAGCCGTCCCGCACGGTGGCGGCGGTGAGATCTGGATTGTTCCAATAGCCTTTCATGACATTCGGGCCGCGCACCGCGACCTCGCCCACGGTACCGCGCGGCACCTCCCGACCCTCGGCATTAACGATCCGGATCTCGGTGCAGAAGCTGGCACGCCCGGCCGAGCGCAGCTTGCCCCGCCGGCGCCCCTCGACGGTGTGGAATTCGGCCGGGCAGATGGTGGCCAGCGGCGACAGTTCAGTCATGCCGTAGGCCTGCACGAATTCGACACCGGGCAAGACCGCCATGGCGCGGTCCAGTACCGGCTCGGCGATCGGCGAGGCGCCGTAGACGATGCAGCGGAGGCTGGACAGGTCCCGGCCCTCGCGCATCGCCGGGTGATCGACCAGCATCTGGATCATGGTCGGCACGAGGAGGACATGAGTGGCCCGGTCGCGCTCGATCGCCTCGACCACGCCTTGCGGCGTGAAGGAGCCGATGAAACATTGCGTGTTGCCCCGCAGCCACTGGATGCCCGACATGCCGATGTCGGCGACATGGAACATGGGGGCGGCGTGAAGATAGACGCCGTCCCGCGGTGCCATGCCCTCGGCCAGCATCGACAGCAGCGAGGCATACATGCCGCCATGGCTGATCATCACGCCCTTCGGCTGTCCGGTCGTGCCGCCGGTATAGAACAGGCCGAAGAGGTCGTCGCCCCGGCGGACCGCGTCCGGCACCGGCTGCGCCCCGGCGATCAGGGCCTCGTAGCCGAGCATGCCCGCGGGCACCGCACCATCGCCGGCATAGATGACCGTCAGGGGCTGGCTGCTGTCCTCCTGCAGACGGCGGGCAACGGCGGCGAAGGCATCGTCGACGAGCAGGAGGCGCGATCCCGAATCCTCCAGCGAATAGAGCAGTTCCGCCGCCGACCAGCGGATGTTGCACGGGTTGATCACCCCGCCGCCCCAGGGCACCGCGATCATATATTCGAAGTAGCGGTCCGAGTTCAGGGCCAGCATGGCGACGCGGTCGCCCGGCGCCATGCCCAGGGCCTGAAGGGCGCCGGCCAGGCGGGCCACCCGGTCGGCCATGGACCGGAAGGTCTGGCTGCGCCGGCCGCAGCGCAGCGCTACCTTGTCCGGGTGCTGCTGGACGGCGCGGTGAAGGGGCTGGGTGATATACATGGCGTTCAGATCCCGGTCAGGCCGCCGGAGCAGATCAGCGTCTGGCCGCTGACGTAGTCGCTCTCGGGGATGCAGAACAGATAGACGGCGCCTGCCGCCTCCTCGGGCGTGCCGCCGCGGCCGAGCGGGATCGTGCGCTCCATCATGGCCAGCAGGTCCGGATTGACCCCGACCTTGATCTCGCGGCCTTCGATATTGGCAGTGGCATGGGCATCGGCCGCCACCTCGGTCAGGCGGGTCTTGATGAAACCATAGGCGATGCAGTTGACGGTGGTGTCGAGGCGCCCCCATTCCTTGGCCAGCGTCATGGTCAGGCCGGTGATCCCCGCCTTGGCGGTCGAATAATTGCTCTGGCCGGCATTGCCGAACAGACCCGCGACCGAGGAGATGTTCACCACCTTGCGCACCACCCGGCG is a window from the Zavarzinia compransoris genome containing:
- a CDS encoding DUF1329 domain-containing protein, with amino-acid sequence MTGQALAKVPQSEADRLGRDLTAVGALKAGNADGSIPAYEGGITTPPAGYTPGMHYPNPFAGDAPLFVINAANAEQYKARLTAGQLATLKLYPAHKMKVYQTRRSCSLPERVYEASRRNAATATMTEDQNGLNDALLGVPFPIPNSGVEAIWNHRLRYRGFKFRRFFGSAAVNRDGSFLMFKSQDEGIIHYSGPGLASIGDVADIRQLNNIAISYLNITTAPTRLAGSIILALDTINAKELPRQAWQYNPGTRRVLRAPELAYDNPLFNTDGLATTDQFDVYNGATDRYDFTLKPSEEKYIGYNAYEYVSKQHPYKELLSPNHLNGDLGRYELHRTWVVEAKLKDGARHVYGRRTFYIDEDSWNIAGADLYDVRGQLWRVQDDPIINYYDIPLCSSALEATYDLQSGRYVVFGLKNEEKMLNWNVQDIDPSKFTPDAIRRLGTN
- a CDS encoding LuxR C-terminal-related transcriptional regulator, producing MASRDKFSPPAFKLPLIRRQRLIEAVCASIAGNTVSLIVAPTGSGKSALLVQAMEAWCAQGGEAAWYACDHFDAEAGRFLFMFEQAIADDRGIDSDNRSTIETLLSSSDPKGLADTIVARGRRLVVFIDNLHLCDSEETASALDMLIRESRGLLHVVIGARRTPRLTLGSLRLHGLVREFDAADLAFSGEEARHLIGNDCRADADVIERIIQRTEGWVAGLQLVRLLVLAGTSLRRLAEEFSGADQDVGQFLNEEVFRTLPPSLRRYLLHVAALDCISAELSEVVTGDPEAHRLFQEMQERNLFVMPLDRRGTQVRLHAMFRDFLAGQAMREDPALILRCLRRAALWHHGKGEWIEAIDYAFRAGDPALAAEWLERRAPDLLTRRGETARFLNCADRLAGLEGERPGIIFWRIWATLFSGDYDRAGILIDEHDEALRRYDPGGHQLGLLRFMIAFFAHHHADALALGPQWLDSDPDGTAFDRAAVLIGMALCHRTQLDMASALKCWDLARQELARAPTAYGLAWIATLSAHLMLVQGRPLAAAREIEAMLAGHPPTDLMRSTAELVLAAAYYECGHIDQARLLIRRSLHTIAQHGSIDVALCGWRVAARLAVLDHGAAAALDLLRGVELLSIRRFGTAALHRVHLLRAELILDLDPEVRRGLQAGDAIDGVGALAEPDTPETAEWHRLLNAKRHLVSGHPRRAIADILPVLAAARTGGRLRLWVQAACVKAAAHQADGETTFALRTLMEAIEQAGALGLRQAIIEQKAVLRPLAAALALHWRPAQGGLAPAAAALVEHLTGTAPALVEAADDDEALADDLAAAVQLSRKEYRVLVMVSQGLTNVQIMERLFVSLSAVKWHLSNIFDKLGARSRTAAVARARALGLLE
- a CDS encoding rubredoxin; translation: MPEAPFKVWQCQTCGELYDEAAGLPDFGIPPGMRFVDLPDDWICPACGSAKSDFLPYDL
- a CDS encoding cytochrome P450; translated protein: MDNLRIPLDLVAPIFAPSTFGDRDRVHEIFRTLRRDYPLSIAEVPGYDPHWIVTRYDDIREITRQDEIFLSSDRSKTLASQYAEQLMRDYTGGLPHIYRTLVHMDEPEHTDYRRVTAAEFMPQAIMKLEPKVRAIAKRYADRLAGMAPHCDFAWDLAFYYPLEVVLTIVGIPEKDHENMLRLTQWLFNYADPELKRPGSDPTDPGEIIKTWDIVYAEFKDYYDKVIADRRACPRDDVASLIANGSINGCPMENRAAISYFAIAATAGHDTTSATTATSMWKLAEEPGLLQRLKDNPKLIAGFVEESIRWATPIQHFVRSAKEDYVLRGRQIKKGDLLYLSYISGNRDEEAFPDPFTFKPERSPNRHIGFGYGGHICLGQHLARLEMRCFWEEVIPRLKHLEMAGEGRMTESELVCGPKHVPITFEMAA